A single uncultured Methanolobus sp. DNA region contains:
- the queD gene encoding 6-carboxytetrahydropterin synthase QueD, producing the protein MMKMRLGIVDYIDSAHYLPGHETCGIVHGHTYKTEIVIEGEKKETGMVMDFYEIKKVIKEVLKEYDHVLLNDILDFPSVENLCEHVHAKLSSRLDFPLSVKMWEGNGKWCEVSTW; encoded by the coding sequence ATAATGAAAATGAGACTTGGAATTGTTGATTATATTGATAGTGCCCACTATTTGCCAGGGCATGAGACATGTGGCATAGTTCACGGACACACTTACAAAACAGAGATCGTGATCGAAGGCGAAAAGAAAGAGACTGGCATGGTTATGGATTTCTATGAGATCAAGAAGGTCATAAAGGAAGTTCTCAAGGAGTACGACCATGTGCTTCTTAATGACATACTGGATTTCCCAAGTGTTGAGAACCTTTGTGAGCATGTACATGCAAAGCTTTCTTCAAGACTTGATTTCCCACTTTCAGTAAAGATGTGGGAAGGCAATGGTAAGTGGTGTGAAGTAAGCACATGGTAA